Below is a window of Vibrio sp. SS-MA-C1-2 DNA.
TGGCGATTGGCAGTTAAATGAGCAAGAAGTTGTCTCAACGCCAGAGTTAATTTTAGAGCGGGTCTCTCTTGATCAAGAGAGAGAGTGGTTTCAAGTTGGAACAGGCTGGCAAGCTTATCCCGATTTATCTACGTTAGCGAAAAATAGCGTAACTACTGAACTGCTTTACCCTGATGCACAAGATATGGTGCATTTAGCACAATTTGCTCTAGCTCGTGGAGAAGTGGTTTCTGCTGAGGATGCAACACCTGTTTACCTTCGAGATACGGTTACTTGGAAAAAGCTTCCTGGTCGAGAATAGAGTCGGTCAATATGTTAAATAGCACCGGGCTCTATGACTGTCGGTGTTTTTATCATGAATTTTAATCGTGTAGGTATGATACCAGTTGTTATTAGGAAATAAAAAAATATCAAGTATGTTGAAATAACAAAGCTTCGTTATTGTTGCGTTAGCAATAAAGTTGTTGTTAATAACACAAATTTTCACTGGTAGGATAGTATTTATCTGATGATCGAATAAAATCATTGTCCCTTAAATACAATATATAAAAAAGAAGATAAGGAGAGTGCAGTGGATAAAATTTGGACTGACCAATACCCAGCAGGTGTGCCCGCAGAAATCGACCCTGATTGTTATTCATCATTAGTCGAAATGTTTGAGCGTTCAGTACAACGTTACGCTGATCAGCCAGCATTTATTAATATGGGTGAAGTGATGACATTTCGTAAGTTGGAGGAGCGCAGTCGTGCTTTTGCTGCTTACTTACAGAATGAATTGAAACTGAAAAAAGGCGATCGTGTCGCATTAATGATGCCAAATTTACTGCAATATCCCATTGCTCTGTTTGGTGTTCTTCGTGCTGGTTGTATTGCAGTTAATGTTAATCCATTGTATACCCCTAGAGAGTTAGAGCATCAATTAAATGACTCCGGTGCCGCAGCAATTGTTATTGTCTCTAACTTTGCTCATACATTAGAACAAATTGTTGATAAAACTGCGGTAAAACACGTTATTTTAACTAAGCTTGGCGATCAACTACCAACAGCTAAAGGTAAAATCGTTAATTTTGTCGTGAAATACGTCAAAAAAATGGTGCCTAAATATAGCCTACCACATGCGACTTCAATGAGAGTGGCATTACGTAAAGGCTATCGCATGCAGTATGTGAAACCTTTTATTGATGCCGAAGATATCGCATTCTTACAATATACGGGTGGAACGACAGGGGTAGCAAAAGGTGCTGTATTAACCCATCGTAATATGATCGCCAATGTGATGCAGGCTAAATCGATGTATAACCCTGTATTAGATGATGGTCGAGAGTATGTTGTTACTGCATTGCCGCTTTACCATGTTTTTGCTTTGACGGTAAACTGTTTGTTATTTATCGAAATTGGTGGGCGTAACTTATTGATTACGAATCCAAGAGATATGCCGGGCTTTATTAAAGAACTTAAAAAGGTTCCATTTACCGTATTAACCGGTGTTAACACATTATTTAACGGTTTATTGAATAATGAAGACTTTAAAGAGCTTGATTTCTCTCGTTTAAAACTGTCAATTGGCGGTGGCATGGCCGTTCAGCAGTCCGTTGCTGAGAACTGGCTACAGACGACGGGGCAGCGATTACTAGAAGGATATGGATTAACCGAGTGTTCACCTTTAGTTGCTGTAAATCCATTTAATGTAGAAGCATTCACTTCATCTATTGGCTTACCCGTTCCTTCAACGGAAGTTCGTTGGGTTGATGATGAAGGCGAGCCAGTGGCATTTGATCAACCTGGTGAGCTTCAAGTCCGAGGTCCTCAGGTGATGCAAGGATATTGGCAACGACCAGAAGCAACCCGAGAAGTATTAACTCATGATGGTTGGTTGTCAACGGGCGATGTTGTCATAATGAGTGACGATAACTACATCAAAATTATTGATCGTAAAAAAGACATGATTTTAGTCTCTGGGTTTAATGTTTACCCGAATGAAATTGA
It encodes the following:
- the fadD gene encoding long-chain-fatty-acid--CoA ligase FadD — protein: MDKIWTDQYPAGVPAEIDPDCYSSLVEMFERSVQRYADQPAFINMGEVMTFRKLEERSRAFAAYLQNELKLKKGDRVALMMPNLLQYPIALFGVLRAGCIAVNVNPLYTPRELEHQLNDSGAAAIVIVSNFAHTLEQIVDKTAVKHVILTKLGDQLPTAKGKIVNFVVKYVKKMVPKYSLPHATSMRVALRKGYRMQYVKPFIDAEDIAFLQYTGGTTGVAKGAVLTHRNMIANVMQAKSMYNPVLDDGREYVVTALPLYHVFALTVNCLLFIEIGGRNLLITNPRDMPGFIKELKKVPFTVLTGVNTLFNGLLNNEDFKELDFSRLKLSIGGGMAVQQSVAENWLQTTGQRLLEGYGLTECSPLVAVNPFNVEAFTSSIGLPVPSTEVRWVDDEGEPVAFDQPGELQVRGPQVMQGYWQRPEATREVLTHDGWLSTGDVVIMSDDNYIKIIDRKKDMILVSGFNVYPNEIEDVVALHGKVLEVAAIGEPSDISGEIVKLCVVKRDDSLTKEELIAHCREYLTGYKIPRAVEFYDELPKSNVGKILRRLLRDENIAAKEKK